The following nucleotide sequence is from Apium graveolens cultivar Ventura chromosome 4, ASM990537v1, whole genome shotgun sequence.
GTCCTAATATGGGTTTAAAGTTTCAAATTCTTAGTTTGGGTATTGGGACCTGATCTTAATAATTTCTTAAGCAAATAATATAGTTCGGATTAATGCTCCAGACTCTAAAAAAATATAAGTGTTGATCGTATAAATAAGGATTTGTTAGTTTTCTCTTTTCTTAACATGTCTGGTAGTAGTCATAACATTTCTCGTGATAGTTTGTTATGACAACATATATTTATAAGTTGAGGATCTGCCTAATAATGTACAAGGGCTACTAGTTGAGTGACATTACAACCATACTAGTGGTCCATGTCTAGTTTGTAAAATGTTCGCTATGGCATGAGTGCATGACACTGATCCTACTGTCTTCTTTTTTCTTGATACGAGTCATTTTATGATACCTCTGTGCTTTTTTTGGCATCATATCAAAATTACACCTAGACTCTCCGTTTCTGTAATTTAGAGTCCTTGCCTTTTATCTATTATCTGACTGTTTATTGCGGAATGGGACTTATCTAACATTCCCAAAGTTGTAAAATTACTGATGGAACAAACCCTTATTGCTTGCAAATGTATGAAGGCTGGCACTTATTATTTTATCCCATCATCTGTTACAAATATAAAGGAATTCCAAAATGACCGTTATAAGAATATATTTATGTTCTGTTCATTTTTAACATGGTTATCGGTCATAGTGTATTTATTAAATATGAGTACACATGCAAACGTCTGAAAACAAGGCAGTAATGAATATTTCTCTCATCTGTTCATTATACTGATAATTAACTCTTTACTGTGAACTGCATCCTTGCAGTGTCCCAATGGTCACACTTTGTGTTCAACCTGTAAAGTGCAAGTACATAATCGATGTCCTACTTGTAGACAAGAATTGGGTGATATCAGGTGCCTGGCACTGGAGAAGGTAGCAGAATCACTTGAACTTCCATGCAAGTATTACACACTGGGATGTACGGAGATATTTCCATATTACAGCAAACTTAAGCATGAGGAAGTTTGCAATTTTAGACCATACAGTTGCCCATATGCTGGATCAGACTGTGCTGTTAATGGCGATGTTCCTTTTCTGGTTTCCCATCTACGAGATGACCACAAAGTGGACATGCACATTGGATCCACATTTAACCATCGATACGTAAAATCGAATCCCCGTGAAGTATCAAATGCTACCTGGATGCTAACAGTAAGTCAGCTCTTATTTTACTCCCCTTGCTTTTCCAATACCATATTCCTCTATCACAAATGAATTTAATTTGTGCATTGTAATTGCTGTAAGGATGAGTTTAGAAACCAAATTGAGTATGATCTATCTTCTATTGTCATTTGTCACGGCAGAATAGAATGCATATATCTAGTATAAAACATCTTCTATTGTCTTCCTCTGTCACATTCCATACATCTACTGTGTTCTGTGCCAGGTCTTCCATTGTTTTGGTCAGTATTTTTGCCTTCACTTTGAAGCATTTCAACTTGGAGTGGCGCCTGTATACATGGCTTTTCTTCGGTTCATGGGTGACGAGGCTGATGCACGCAATTACAGTTACAGCTTAGAGGTGGGAGGGAATGGTAGAAAACTGATATGGGAGGGTACTCCACGTAGCATTCGTGATAGTCACAGAAAGGTTAGGGACAGCCATGATGGCCTAATTATCCAAAGGAACATGGCACTATTCTTCTCCGGTGGAGAGAGAAAGGAGCTGAAGCTTAGAGTTACAGGAAGAATATGGAAAGAAGAACAGAATTCGGAGGTTGTGGTGTGCATACCAAGTCTTGGTAGCTGAAACtagttttttatatatataattcttGTTTGTGATGCTGCTTGTCTTGTTCCGACGTGATCTTGTAAAAATTGTTTTTTCTCTTGACTGGAAAGCAAAACAAGAGTCGAAGTACACACCAGAAGCTTAAGCTCC
It contains:
- the LOC141721577 gene encoding E3 ubiquitin-protein ligase SINAT5-like; the protein is MDIDNIECVSSYDGLEDDEIPSSHINHHHHNYRLKPQKNNHSIVGLVQGIGPATSVHELLECPVCTNSMYPPIHQCPNGHTLCSTCKVQVHNRCPTCRQELGDIRCLALEKVAESLELPCKYYTLGCTEIFPYYSKLKHEEVCNFRPYSCPYAGSDCAVNGDVPFLVSHLRDDHKVDMHIGSTFNHRYVKSNPREVSNATWMLTVFHCFGQYFCLHFEAFQLGVAPVYMAFLRFMGDEADARNYSYSLEVGGNGRKLIWEGTPRSIRDSHRKVRDSHDGLIIQRNMALFFSGGERKELKLRVTGRIWKEEQNSEVVVCIPSLGS